The DNA window CTGTAAAATACACTTACAAACAATATTCTATAGAAAAAGGCGATGTTCTGTATATGTACACCGATGGTTTTCAAGACCAGTTGGGTGGAGCAGATTACTCCAAATATGGCAGTACCAGATTATTGAAACACTTAGAAACAATCTATAAAGAACCATTTAAAAACCAATTATCCAAACTTAAAAATGAGTTTGTAACGTGGAAAAAAAATAAAAAACAAACAGATGATATTTTAATATGGGGAATAAAGTTCTAATTAAAGTTAAAAGTTTGTAAAGTACAAGTTGCTAATTATTAGTAATTAGTACAAATCTTGCTCAGAAAAACAATCAAAACATCCTTTCCCTTTACAAAGAATCATCGAAACAGAATGAGTGCGTAAAACATGCTAAAAACACCTTATCATGCATAACTTAAAACTATATTTTATCTTACTTCTCCTGCTTCCACTGCAAATATTGGGGCAAGGTTTACCATATATAAAATCATATAAGGCCTCTAAATATGGAGGAGGCGTTCAAAATTGGGATACATATATTGATAAATCTAATATAGTATATTTTTCCAACAATGAAGGTATTACCACTTTCGACGGCAAAAATTGGGAAAATATAAGTGATTCTCGCCTTTCATACATTAGATGTATGTCAATGGGAGCTGACAACAAATTGTACGTCGGAGGACTTTTTGAACTTGGATACTTTGAACCAAACCAGCTCGGCAAACTTGAATACACCTCATTAATGGACAGGATTGTTGATAAAGAACTAGAGTTTACTTATGTATGGAACATCGCTGCTAATTCTTCAGCTATCGCTTTTACAATAAGGGGTGAGGTTCTGCTGTATGACATGGACAGCATTAGAGTTATTAAATCAGATTGCAAACTAGTAAGAGTATACAGTGTTTTCGACAACATTTTACTATTTTCTTATGGTGAAGGAATATTTAAGCTTGAAGGAACCAAATTTATACCATTACCAGAATTAGATTTTTTTAAAGACGATACTTATGTAATAATCACTGAATTTGCTGATAATCAAATATTAATATGCTCTGAATTATCAGGAATATGGATATACGACTTTGGTGCCAGGTTAAACAATAAAAAGCAACCATCTCTAAAAAAAATTGAAACATCTATTGATAAAAATTTTGGAAGTGAACTATTAAGCGATGTGGAGTACGACTCTTTTATGAATACTATTCATATATGCACAATGTCAACACTCTATTCGCTTGATACCCTCGGAAACACAAAAAACATTCTTGACTATAAACAGGGTATAGTTGACAAACATATTATTTCATTAAAATGTGACAGATTTGGTAATGTATGGGTTGGGGCTGGAAATGGAGTTTCACATGTTCACACATCAAGTCCTATTAGATATATTGATGACAGGTTGGGTGACCCCGAACACCCTTATGATGTTATATTCAATCACGATTATTCATATTTTACAAATTTAAGTGGCTTATTCATTATAAAAACCGAGGACCTTTTTTGCGTCCCCCCAAAACCTTTAAAACAACTTATTGCCAGTGGCTACGGTGGATGGGGAATGCATAGTATTGATAATAAGGTTTTTGCTTCCGTGGATAATAGTCTAAATGAAATAGTTGCAGGTAAAATAAAATCGAAGATTGTAACATCAGATTCATATTCACTAACATATTATTCTCAAAAAGATCAAATTCTTATTGTTGGAGGAATTGACAACTCGTATCTGTTTGATATAAAAAATAAAAACAGTTTAACCAAAATAGAAAATTTAACAGGTACTATTAGAAAAGTTATTGGAATCGGAGAATATCACGTTATTGCTAAGTTTTTTTCCGATAAAACGTTTAATATATATAGAGATAGCACTAATAATGACGTCTTTCAACTTATCGACAAAAAACTTGGTTTCGACGCCAGGTACAGTATGCCAGTACTAATAGATTCGAATGCATACATATGTGCGTCAAACGGTCTTTATAAAATTGTTTTTAACAAAGATAAAAGTGTAGATACGGTGTTTTTAGATAAAAATTTTGAACAATTTGAAGAACTAAAAAACAATCTTTTAAATATTGTACGTGATACCGCTCTAGACGGTTATTGGGCAATAACAACTGAAGAGTTAATGTTTATAAAAAATCACAACAACAAACCAAGTGAACTTATTAAAAATCCTTTTAGAATTGTTTTACCATCAGAAAAATTAACACTTATAAACAACTATATAGTAACCTTCCTTTACGACGGTATTTGTTTCTACGACAAAAGCAAACCAAGATTAGATACAATTAAGTTTAATACATTATTTCGAGAAATAGAATTTGGCGATGAGACTTTGTTTAAAGGATACTATCCGTTTGATAATGAATCATACAATATTAAAATTGAACAGCCTATTAAATATGAAAATAATAGTTTAAAAGTATATTTTGCTTCCCCTTGTTATTTTTATCAAGACTCTATTAAACATGAGTGCATATTAGAGAATTTCGACAAAGAATGGATCTGCATAGGCTCTGATGGCGAGAAAGAGTACACAAACATTCCTCCCGGTAATTACTGCTTTAAAGTACGAGGCATTAATGTGTTCAACAACGTATCAGACATTGCTGAATTGCATTTTTCTATATCAAAACCTTGGTATCAAACAGCCTGGATGATAGCAATATACGTTATTGTTGCAATTATATTTGTGATGTTAACGATAAAGATTTACACCCATAGACTAAAGAAACAAAATGAACTTCTTGAAAAGTCTATATCAAACAGAACTGCAGAGCTTAGATTAAAAGCACAAGATATAAGTAAACAAAACGAACAAATTAAAGAGCAGAACAAACAAATAAAAACACAAAACGAACAAATTAAAGAACAAAATGAGCGAATAAAAGAGCAATCTAAAAACCTAGAAGTTGTAAATAAACAACTAACACAACTATCGGTTGTTGCTCAACAAACAGATAATGGAGTTTTAATAATAAAAATCCCCGAAACAATACGATACATTAATGAAGGTATGTTAAAAATGCTTGATATTGAAAATTTTACACAAATTAGCGACCGGCAAAGTAAAAGCATTTTGCTTAGGCTACATAATCTAACAAGCATTCTGCAAGAGACGTTTAATACATCTGAACATATCGTTTTTGAAGAAAAAATAACAACTTTTAAAAACCGAAAAAAATGGTTGCAATTTACCGTATCTCCTATTTATCAGTCTGGAATACAAACAGATAAAGCTGTGGTGTTATGCACCGACATAACGGCTATTAAACTTGCTGAAGAGGAGATATCACAGAAAAAGGATGAGTTGTATTCACAAAGCGAACTCCTTAAAGACGCTAACCTCGAATTGGAAAAAGCAAATCAATTAATGCGCAACTCCATGACATATGCACAAAGAATTCAAAAATCAATGCTTCCAAACCTAGCAGATATTAGAACTGTTTTTGAGGATACATTTATATTTTTTATGCCGAAAGACATTGTTAGTGGAGACTTTTACTGGTTTAACAAAATTGATGATTCTTATATTTTAATTGTTGCCGATTGTACCGGAC is part of the Bacteroidales bacterium genome and encodes:
- a CDS encoding SpoIIE family protein phosphatase, giving the protein MHNLKLYFILLLLLPLQILGQGLPYIKSYKASKYGGGVQNWDTYIDKSNIVYFSNNEGITTFDGKNWENISDSRLSYIRCMSMGADNKLYVGGLFELGYFEPNQLGKLEYTSLMDRIVDKELEFTYVWNIAANSSAIAFTIRGEVLLYDMDSIRVIKSDCKLVRVYSVFDNILLFSYGEGIFKLEGTKFIPLPELDFFKDDTYVIITEFADNQILICSELSGIWIYDFGARLNNKKQPSLKKIETSIDKNFGSELLSDVEYDSFMNTIHICTMSTLYSLDTLGNTKNILDYKQGIVDKHIISLKCDRFGNVWVGAGNGVSHVHTSSPIRYIDDRLGDPEHPYDVIFNHDYSYFTNLSGLFIIKTEDLFCVPPKPLKQLIASGYGGWGMHSIDNKVFASVDNSLNEIVAGKIKSKIVTSDSYSLTYYSQKDQILIVGGIDNSYLFDIKNKNSLTKIENLTGTIRKVIGIGEYHVIAKFFSDKTFNIYRDSTNNDVFQLIDKKLGFDARYSMPVLIDSNAYICASNGLYKIVFNKDKSVDTVFLDKNFEQFEELKNNLLNIVRDTALDGYWAITTEELMFIKNHNNKPSELIKNPFRIVLPSEKLTLINNYIVTFLYDGICFYDKSKPRLDTIKFNTLFREIEFGDETLFKGYYPFDNESYNIKIEQPIKYENNSLKVYFASPCYFYQDSIKHECILENFDKEWICIGSDGEKEYTNIPPGNYCFKVRGINVFNNVSDIAELHFSISKPWYQTAWMIAIYVIVAIIFVMLTIKIYTHRLKKQNELLEKSISNRTAELRLKAQDISKQNEQIKEQNKQIKTQNEQIKEQNERIKEQSKNLEVVNKQLTQLSVVAQQTDNGVLIIKIPETIRYINEGMLKMLDIENFTQISDRQSKSILLRLHNLTSILQETFNTSEHIVFEEKITTFKNRKKWLQFTVSPIYQSGIQTDKAVVLCTDITAIKLAEEEISQKKDELYSQSELLKDANLELEKANQLMRNSMTYAQRIQKSMLPNLADIRTVFEDTFIFFMPKDIVSGDFYWFNKIDDSYILIVADCTGHGVPGAFMSMIGNTLLKDTVSKKMDNPAEILSYLNDGIRTTLRQKDNIDDMQSDGMDITVCIYNPKLREIQIALANHRALLIKKDEIIIVDGDIFAVGGSFTNRISIEFTNKKYSIEKGDILYMYTDGFQDQLGGTDYSKYGGSEFLKYLASIFGESFNIQFSKLKNEFLTWKNDKNQTDDVLIWGIKF